CAGCAACAATCCAAGTTCACATACAATTACTTTTAGTCTCTCACTTCCCAGGGACAAAGTTGGTGGCATATGCCCAGGCATTGTTGTTAACAGGGTCAGCCAAGTGGTCAGCCAGGTTCTCCAATGGTCCCTTTCCAGTCACAATAGCCTGAACAAAGAACCCAAACATGGAAAACATGGCCAATCTCCCATTCTTAAGCTCCTTCACCTTGAGCTCAGCAAAAGCCTCTGGATCATCAGCAAGGCCCAATGGGTCAAAGCTTCCTCCTGGGTATATTGGGTCGGTCACCTCACCGAGCGGCCCACCGGCAATACGGTAACCCTCGACTGCGCCCATTAGGATCACTTGTGTGGCCCAAATAGCCAAAATGCTTTGAGCATGGACTAAGCTTGGATTCCCCAAGTAGTCCAGCCCACCTTCGCTAAATATCTGGGCCCCGGCCTTGAACCAAACAGCTTCACCGAACTTGACCCCGTTACGGGACAAGAGCTCGGGGAAAACGCAACCAAGAGCTCCAAGCATGGCCCATCGCGAATGGATCACCTCGAGCTCACGGTTCTTAGCAAACGTCTCTGGGTCGGCGGACAGCCCGGCGGTGTCCCAACCATAATCACCAGGGAATTCTCCTGTGAGGTAGGACGGGGGCTCACCTGAGAAAGGGCCCAAGTACTTGACACGGTCTGGCCCATACCAAGGGCTTCCGGATGAGACGGGCTTGGGCCTGCCCGCTGTTTTTCTCATGCTCACTCTGCCCTCACCAAGGAGGCTAGAGGATGAGGGAGTGAGCTTGACAGCTTGGCCAGCTAGAGAAGGGGAGGAGAGGGCCATTGTTGAAGTAGCCATTGCTTTGAAAAGAGAGCTTCTAAGAAATATGAGGGGGAAGAGACTGGAGAGTGGAGGGTTTCTATGAACTTAGCTGTGtagatatatacatatttatagTAATAGAGATGGTGGGGGTTCTTATCTTAATGatatctttatctctttctcCCATTGGTGAAAATGAAGTGCGAGATTTTCATATGAATATCTTTCCTAGTTGGCAGTCTCCTCTCCACCacttttgtttaataaatttcTTGTGGACCACTTTCATCTTTGCATTATGGATTGGTTTGTCTATGCCCAATAGAAGAAGTCCGCGTGATTTTTTTAGATGAGATTGAGAATATCACTTTGTTAAAGACTAAACAGATAGGTGGGGTAATAgagaaaattgttttaaatattCTACTCAATCAtataataaatttctttcattatattatattatataaaaagtttGCACAAAGTTTTATTTAACCCCCTTTGTTTTAAGCGCaaaatgttttctaaaaaagggtttttttttttttttttttttctcattttttttagtgtttgacaTGGCGTAAAATATTAGTTAAcctcaaaatattttcagctGACCAAGGAAAATAACCTTCATGGGACGTAAAATTGTTTAAACTTCTCATCAGTGTACACTATTTTTTGCCGCTCTCTCATACTCTCAGACAAGCAATTGTGATAGGGCTCTTTATTGGTACACAAAATTATATAGAATTATTACGTCAGCAtcgtagaataaaaatataatttaactcATAATTATCACTAGGGTTGacacaaacacaaaatttgGGTAAACCATAATCAAAAACCAGTTAGTCAGTTCATACAAGAAATTAACCAATCCACTTTTGCATCTAACAGGATAATCCCTTCCAAATACAAGTACAGATGGAGACAAAAAGTACCATTTTCATGCTTGAAATAAATACATTAGCAACAATAGCACCATTGTCGGTAGATGAGCACAAAATATACTGTAACCTAATGGAAGAGAAGTATCTTCAAATCTTCCATATGCAAGAACACATACATCCATGGATCTTCTCAAGGTTCTTTGCAATTCATAGCTGGGAAAGGAGAATGAAATTCAATCAGGAAATAGCATCTGTGATCTAACCCTtaagaaaaacagaaacaaaaacacacaAGGTAAAAATTAGTCAGCCCAGGCATGTAAATGCAACACCAGGCTCATCTTGGTCAGTAACATCAAAAGTTCAGAACAAAAGCATGGAGGGATAATCTTCCAAACAAAGCTCCATGCAACTCCGTCCAATCACAAGTTCTTTTTTCGGAGTTAGAGGCGACTCCACGCAACTCAACTAATGATGCAGCCATGGAAGACTGATTTTCTGTTACTTGGAAACTTCATAGATTTCCagggtttattttttatggctCACATGCAGCATCAAAATGGGTCAagtcatatataatttttaaaatgggtTATCATTTCCTAGTTAATGTTATTTTGGTAATTAGGGGCAGATTTTAATTTACTACAACTCCAGCtgattaagggtattttggtcttttagcACCTCACTTTCCATCAAATTTCTGCTATCATGTTGCTTGGTTCTAGTCCAATTGACCTGAGAGATCATTGGGTTCAAATCCCAATCTCAACAGGCTTTTACATTTACAAAGGAAAAGGGTTGGAGAGATCTGTTGGTGATGGAATATGGCCTTCATAGAGTCAGGTATCAGTTTTCATAATTGGAATTATGGAATATGGCCTTCATTTCGCATAATTGGAATTATGGAATTATCAGTTTTcataaagaaacaagaaaaaacataaactagTACCTCATGACTTGACTTTAAGATTGAGCAGTCAACACATGATTTAAGAGGAGCCATTTATCCACCGCTTTGGCAACGAAGACTTGAATATTCGTAGAAGcaaagttctctctctctttcctacCTTGTTTATACCACAGCCTCGAAAAACACCAAGCTTAAGTGCTTCTCGTCCTTCTTCCATAGTTCTTTTTCTCACAGTTGTCAATAAACCCATCCCTTGGGAAGCAATTTTGCAACCTTCTTTCCCACCTTCATGGTTCTCTTTGTCCACTGTTACTATATCGGAACTATCAGCTACCATTTCCTCAGATTGATGTTTCTCATTTTCATTGGTCTCAGCTCCATCTCCAAATATGCCCTCACAACCAACAGGGCTGCTACTTCCCCACCATTTGTTTGAGGCAGTTGATAAGCCATCTGATGGGTATCCATATTTAAATTCATCCAAGATTGTAATTCCTTTTGGCAAGCTGATGCCAAGCAAATTCTGGGGCCGCACATTTTGGATATTCTTGGCTCCTTGCTGTTGCAAATTATGAGGAAGTGTGGCACCTTGTAATTTAGTCATGTCGCTGTTTGGTTGTTGTGAGCCACTGCATTCAAAATGAGAATAATCAGACAGACACGACAGGATTTCTTCATAGTTCATAACGTCAGCAAGCGGAAATTCAAATGTCaagataaaatacaaataatcaACACAAGTTGTTGAGTTACCATATAAAACAACTAATGTGGAAGCTATAATTTGTAATGTTCTGAGAAGGTATAAACCAAGAAAACAatgatatgaagaaaaaaattacagtagatagttaaaagaattaattaaaagaaaacaggAGAGGGCAATGGCCTAGCTGAGAAGAATCATCAAGGTAATCCCAAAAGGACTTAGAAGATTCAAAAGTTTGTTGAACTGAGAGCCACAAGTACATAGACCTAAGGAGTCACATCTTAAGCTTGTCAGCAGAAAGCTCAATCCCATCAAAAGCTCGCCCATTAGGCTCACTATAGAAAATCAGGAGTCATGGAACTGCCCTAAAAGCAACACTATATCTTTCTTTGCCAACTGTTCTTCTCCAACAGTCCAAGAGCTCCATTACAGATAGGGCACAACCCAAGatactaaacaaaacaaatatcaaaGATCACAACTGCTGGGCAACTgaacagagaagaaaaaggtgatCAAGTGATTTAAGTTGAACATACAGCACCAACGAATTACAAATTGTTTTCCCCTTAATTAAATTATCCACAGTAAAAATTCTTCCTAAAGATGCAGGCCATCGAAAGAAGGCAACCTGCAGGCAGGATGATCGCATGCTAATAATGCTCTTCCATGAACTACCTATAAAATTAGGGCTCAAGGCACCCACCCAACCAATCTTTAGGATGGTTATAAAAATTACCCCAACCCAGTAATATAGAAAGGTAAAGGTagaccaaaattttttttatcagtaatatcaatttattaaaagcgcaaggggTGCAACTCATGTACACAGGAAGTGTACAAAATGAGCCCACACATACaaactttttatttgaaaatgacGCACATAAATCTAGAAATTCCGCAAACGTTGAAACTTGCAAAGAATGCCACAAAACTCTCCAAGAGAAAAGTGTTTGAAGCACctttttcttcaactctatAATTCCAAGTTCACAGTCCTCAAAATTCTGTGCATTCCTTTCTCTTCATAAGCACCATATTACACATAAAGGAGCCATTCTCCAGATTTACAAAACTATACGATTACCCCTTTGtcctctccaacttcccaagcaTTCTTTCACCCTACTCGACATCACCCACTTAACACCAAACAGCTGGCAAACCATATTCCAAACCTCTATAGCAACTTTGCAATGCAATAGTATATGATCAGTAGATTCACCACTCTTCTTgtacatacaacaccattctgTCACTATAATGTTCATCTTACGTAAGTTGTCCATCGTTAGTATTTTCCCCAACACCGCCGTCCACaagaaaaaagccactctcggaggagctttactcttccaaataatcTTCCAAGGGCCATCCACCGGTTCCGAATTAACCTTCACCTTATAGTATGACTTCACCTCAAAATTCTTTCTCTTTGAgggaatccaacaaattttatccaccCCACCATGCCTAACCTGTTGGGAATACAGCAATTCGAAAAATCGTGAAACCTCTTCCAGTTCCTAATCATGAACAGGTCGAATAAACATTACATTCCAATGAATAGCACCATTTACTGTATCCATATTCTCCTCCACCCATGCCTCCTTTGCACATGCTATATTAAACAAAGCGGGAAACACAGTCCTGAATGGTaactccccacaccacacatcctgCCAAAATAATACTCGAGAACCATTTCCAACCTCAAACTGCACATGCTGTTTAAAATTATCCCACCCCCTTCGAATACATTTCCATACTCCCACCCCATAAGATCCTCTACCTCCGTGGAACACCAACCACCCCTCATCATACCATATTTCACCTCCACTAATCTCCTCCACCAAGTCTCTCCCTCATTGGCAAGCCTCCACAACCATTTACCTAACAACGCACGATTGAACTGAATCAAATTTGTTACCCCTAATCCCCCCTCCTCTGTAGTCATGCAAACCTTGGACCAGTTTATCAAATGAAACTTGAATTCATCACCTACACCTCCtcacaagaaatttttttgtatttttttctatgTGCTTCGCCACTCTCACTGGGAtttgaaacaaagaaagatagTACGAGGGTATATTAGAAAGCGTACTTTTAATCAATGTCAGTCTACCACCCTTGGATAAATACATTCGCTTCCACCCTGCCAACTTagtctccatcttctcaatgacCTTATTCCATATAGATGGATCCTTATAAAGAGCGCCCAAAGGTAACCCCAAATACGTCAACGGCATCGATTCCACTCCACATCCAAGTATACTTGACAAACCTTCCACATCTCCCACCTCATCTATAGGAACAATCACTGACTTTGCCAAGCTTATTTTCAACCTCGAAACCGCTTCAAAACACAACAGCAAACACCTCAAATTACGAAGTTGGTCCACCTTTGGTTCACAAAAGATAAGTGTGTCATCTGTGAATAATAAATGTGACACTTCCATTACCTCAAGATGCCGCGAATCCACCGAAAATCCGGACAAGAGCTCTCTCTACGCCGCAACATTCATCATTCTGCTAAACGCCTCCATCACCACCACAAATAATAAGGGGGGCAAAGGATCCCCTTGCCTTACTCCTCGAGAGCTACTAAAGAAATTTGCAAGTGTTCCATTAATGAGCACGGAAAAACGTACCGTGGAGACATAGTGATGAATCCAACCTCTCCACCTTTCCCGAAAACCGCATCTCTCtaacatgtataataaaaagtcccaattgacatgatcataagccttcccCAAATCCAACTTGCATATAAGACCAGGCTCCCCAGAACGAATATggctatccacacattcattcgCCATTAAGATAGAATCCAAAATTTGCCTACCTGGTACAAGTGCATTTTGTGTGTGAGACACAAGCTTCCCCAACTCTGAGTTCAAACGACTAACCAAAACCTTCGAAATTATTTTATACACCCCACTTACAAGACTAATAGGGCGAAAATCCTTGATCTCCACCGCTCTAGCTTTCTTTGGAATAAGTGCCACAAATGTAGCATTAAAACTCCTCTAAAATTTTCCTCatgaaattcattaaaaactGCCATCATGTCCTTCTTGACCACCTCCcaacatttctaaaaaaatgcCATAGAAAAGCCATCAGGTCCGAGTGCTTTATCGCCCTTCAACTTCCTCACCACCTCCCAaacttcttcttcctcaaactcTCCTTCCATCCATACTCTCTCCCCATCATCAATGGAATTAATATTTTCCATCATTGGAGCTAAAAGCCTGGTTGGTCTCCCCTGATACTGTTCAGAATACAGTGTTTTATAAAAGTGCACTATATGATCTTGTATAATTGTGGATCCTCGGTCCAATTCCCATCCACCATCATTGCAGCAACTGTGTTATTTCGCCTATGCGAGTTGGCCAACCTATGGAAAAACTTTGTATTCCGatctccctctttcaaccacAATGCCCTAGATTTCTGTCTCCAACTCACCTCTTCTTAAAATAGAGTCCTCTCTAGGTTTTGAGAACACTCATCTCGCTTAATTATCTCCTCCTCCGTTAACTCTCTACTTTCTACAATACGATCCAACTCACCCAATTCCTCCTCCAACTCCTTTTTGCGTTTTCCTATGTCTCCAAACACCTCCACATTCCATTTTTTGAGATCGCCTTTCATAGCTTTCAATTTTTGAGCCAACACATAACTTGCTTCAAAGTAATAACATTCCCACCATCTCTTTACCTGCTCCACAAAACCCTCTGCTTGTAACCACATGTTCTCAAACCGAAAAGGTATTCGACCCCTTCTTCCTGTTCCACACTCCAACATCATTGGGAAATGGTCCAATAGTACCCTAGGCAGCCTCTTCTGACATACCTTTGGAAAATATTCCTCCCAATCAATAGATATCAAGAATCTATCAAGCTTGGACCTTGCACGTCGATTAGACCATGTGATCCGTCCCCCTACCATTGGAAGATCTATAAACGATCAATCAAAACCATAGTGCAATAGGTGGTGGCATATAGTTAAGATATATGCCCTCCTATTCTGGTCCTAAGAAATCCTGACTTCATGGGAATAAGGATAGCAATCCAGCTCAACTTCTGAAGCAACTTATAATAAGATTTCATAATTTATTGCTGGA
This window of the Corylus avellana chromosome ca5, CavTom2PMs-1.0 genome carries:
- the LOC132181298 gene encoding uncharacterized protein LOC132181298 isoform X1, producing MSSQHKPTTNTASPNHSLSFDHISNYFSLPLNDAASNLGVCTSVLKKICRDNGLDRWPYRKIFAVIDISVLKKAVDQLVLSYFLSGKSIEEIKRNAARERYKELAEMSKIGRESGSQQPNSDMTKLQGATLPHNLQQQGAKNIQNVRPQNLLGISLPKGITILDEFKYGYPSDGLSTASNKWWGSSSPVGCEGIFGDGAETNENEKHQSEEMVADSSDIVTVDKENHEGGKEGCKIASQGMGLLTTVRKRTMEEGREALKLGVFRGCGINKVGKRERTLLLRIFKSSLPKRWINGSS
- the LOC132181298 gene encoding uncharacterized protein LOC132181298 isoform X2, which gives rise to MSSQHKPTTNTASPNHSLSFDHISNYFSLPLNDAASNLGVCTSVLKKICRDNGLDRWPYRKFLSGKSIEEIKRNAARERYKELAEMSKIGRESGSQQPNSDMTKLQGATLPHNLQQQGAKNIQNVRPQNLLGISLPKGITILDEFKYGYPSDGLSTASNKWWGSSSPVGCEGIFGDGAETNENEKHQSEEMVADSSDIVTVDKENHEGGKEGCKIASQGMGLLTTVRKRTMEEGREALKLGVFRGCGINKVGKRERTLLLRIFKSSLPKRWINGSS